Below is a window of Oryza brachyantha chromosome 10, ObraRS2, whole genome shotgun sequence DNA.
tgctgctttattgcaactaaccctagcctgtccttgatgatccttatgcatcattatTACCATCTTTttcgtgctgcttgttgagtacggtggtttgtacttacccttgctcaatttcctcctccagagttagaagttgagtccgatggaggtgactctcatgagtgagctggtctgctgTTGAagtttgcctgtggactggagccgtacccgctagagctagtctactctatctttccgctgcattttcgttagaataagtgttattttcagttgtttctaagaacgatggttatgtaatcaatattgtctatttgtgtaccctggctggtcctggacagggattttaatacacaattaaattcagaaatttgtgtgaggaatttctgggcgtgacactacTACACTACACTATACATACATCTGGAGCAAGAGATGCATGCCATACATCTGTAGCAAGAGATGCATGCCGACTGCCCCAGCCCCAACGACTTCGCCACCCTTGCCACAAACCCAGTCGCCGACCACTTCGCGTCCCGAGCCCCAGTCGTCGGCTGACGACGCCCCCTCGCACCAACGCTCCGGATCTGGCGACGCCGCATCGCTGACTGCCGACGTCCCCCTCCTCACGCCATCGCGACCGGATCTGGCTATCACCGTGTCGCCGCGTCCTCCAACTGCCTCACGCCGCTGCCCGGGATGGAGACgaaagggaggagaggaagaggaagagggcgATACCATCGCCGGCGCGGAGCTGCTGTCCGTGGCACCGCCGCCACTACCAGCTCGCTCTCACGTTTTGCTCACCCCTCCTCGCGTCCCTTGGCTGTGCACGTGCGATCCTCGGACGGGACGGTTCGGGCAAATTGGTGATACCAGCTCGTCGAGCATATGGAGGGTATATTTTCTTCTAGTACCAACCCAACCCACTTGATTCAGTAACCAAACAGCACTGAGGATGGAATGGCTTTGACCCAATCATTCTATCCatacaaccaaacacatcataCGGGTGTATTTGGTTGTCTGTCATGGAAGATGATTATTTGGTTGATCAGACGGGAACGAGAGCCCAGCCCAGCAGATCGAGCGTATCTCGTTGGCCTGGCCGAAGGCATGCAGCGGGCTACACCCTGTGGTCGGTGACCCCCTCCCCACCCCCTCAGTTTCCTCCCTCTCACTTTCCTCCAACAGCCAAGAACTAGGGTTTGGGGAGCCCGTTCACCCCGGTCAGCCGCCATTCTGCCGCCGGTCCGCCGCCCCGGAGCCGGCGccagtccgccgccgccggtgccctCGACAGTCcgctgccggtcgccgtcctccccccccacccccgcgACAGTCCTCCGCCCCCGtcgtccttcgccgccgctcgggCTCCGCGtcggtcgccgtcctccgtcCCCGTCGTCCTCCGCCGAGCTTgtggtcgccgtcctcctcctccgccgagATCCTCCGCCGCGGTTGCCTCCTCCCGTCGGGCGGCCTCTGTCTCTCCCACCGGCCACCTCCATctcccttcttcttcctctactCTGGTAAGTGGTAAGTGAAACattccctcattttttttcttctactcTTGATTTACTTGCATGTGAGCAGACTAAGGGCACTTCCCCATAATAAATCTTCTAGATCTATTAAAGCTGGCATTTTCTGGGTTGGTTTGTTTGGATTAAAGGTTGAATGCTTGCACTGTTGAACCTGTATCATTGTACTCAGTTATGGTGTGATTAACCTGTATCTTTTACTCGGTTATTTGTGTGATTATTTATTCTCTCCCAGATCTAGTCACTTTTCagtttgatttgcatgaatattaGTTGTATTGTTGTTTCCTTGATTGTGATCAGTATCACAGTAAAACCTTGGtgtctattttatttccattGTCAATGACTGTTTGCTACTGGACGTAGCACTAGTTGACTGATATTAGTACACATTGACAGCACTATCCATTTTTATTCTCTGTCTTGActatgtattatatatttttattggcaTAGATGGAAGAAATGCGATGTATCGACAGACCTTAATTGCTAGAGCAGCTGGGTTAGTTGCAGTGCTGCATGCTTACACCATTTTTGTTATATGAAGAGCTAGAAACCGTACCCCTAGGATCTCATATGGCCCAATGTCCGAAAGAGACGTAGCTAGGCAGTCAAACCTTCGTTTCATCTATCATACGGATGATACGAATTGTTTAAATCAACTCAGAATGAGAAGGACCCCTTTTTTCGGCTGTGTAACTTGTTCCGAGAAAGAGAACTATTGTGGGACAGTATACATAGCTCAATGGAAGAACAAGTTGCCATGTTTCTCCTTGTAGTAGGCCACAATCATAGATTTAGAGCTAAACTTCATGTTAAGGTGGTAGTGGACAACAAGTACTCTTTTGTAGTGAACATGGTCACATGTTGGCTAAGGTGGAAATGGATGCCATACTATTCAGAttatgcttattttatttcagcCTTGTTTTATTGTTTGAAGTATTGCAATGTGGAAGATGATGGTTTGGAGTACTGTTTTCTACAGAGTGGCtgataatttaaagtattgCTTCAGGTTTCTTTTCAGTGCATGTTTActccattttattttgtgttgggATTGCACACGAGTTCATACTGGACACCATTTTATTTCAGATATGATTAGTATTATTTAGTTCCTTCTGGGTTTGCACGTACGTAGTACAGTTCAATGGAGACtcatcagcagcagctagcttctttttttttgataatggaAATTAAATCAACCTGTACATCAAAACATGTTTGGCAGCAAGCAATCCGCCATGGAATCATCTCATTTCACTGAAAATTGCTTATATATACTAGCTGTGGCAGCAAGCAATCTGCCATTTTTTGGcacccaaaaaatattatgaacacTGCTGTCACCACCACGATCAGAATACAGGGAAAAATATACATCAGTGGTGTGccaaaaaatagaataaaattcattttacaATTTGTTCAATAAGGACTTAGAAGATTTTTCATTGCACTAACACATGTGGCaacctcaaaatttaaaagaagAGGTGATTGCACTCAAGATCCaaacatccaaccaaacaccatCTCCTCCATGCAACCTTTTACtgcaggcaaccaaacaccatCTAACCATATCTGGGCTCATTCAATACAGACAACCAAACAAGTGCATCTGCATGTCCAGAAACAGGCCAAACTCAGCCTAGATTAGAGAGATGGACCATGCTAGGATGATTCAAGTAACCAGACACACCCTACAGGAGTAGCTTCTGGATCCAATTTTTGTGTGATTTGGCAGGGTATTTTGAGATATCATGGCGTTGTTGCGGAAGTTTGGGAACCTTGTCAGGCAGTCGGCAGGTTCGGGCTCGTCACTGTACCAGGCAGTCCGATGCATGTCCTCCTCAAAACTCTTCATTGGAGGTAATTTCCGTGTTCTCTGTTCCTCACTGTTCGtctattttgttctttttcttaataatttttttttcttttttggagaGGTGTTTGTCTGATATCTTTCTGTTTGTTGGTTTTTTGTTCATGCAGGAATCTCGTATGGTACTGATGACCAGAGCCTGAAGGAAGCGTTTGCTAACTACGGTGAAGTCATTGAAGGTACTATGTCTgtcttgtttttttcccttttggtCCATATTGatgataaatttgtttgtGCGAACAGAACAATCTGTGATgctggtgtttttttttcagctagGGTGATTATGGACCGTACCACCGGACGGTCGAGGGGATTTGGTTTTGTAACCTACACATCCACAGATGAGGCCGCAGCTGCCATTACTGGCATGGATGGGAAGGTTTGTTGTTTAATCCTTGCCTCtgcttcatattataagatgttctaGCTCTCCTTAtgttcatatggatgctaatgaatctatggataaatctagatagagccaaacatcttataatatcaaATGTGATTATATGGTATGGATGCTTCAAAGCCGCTCTAATTAAAGATCTCTAATTTCTGCTAAAGATGAGTTTAGTTTGCTGAACTGCCTggcaaaattaattataattcaGAATTTTGTGagctccatttttttaaagtgaGTGAACTCCAATTTTCTATTATGCTGCAACAATTTGTTGGACTAGGTGATCAATGAAAGTGGGTATCACATAGGAGAATTTAGAGGCTGTTTTGTTTTGATGTATGCCACTCAACTTACACCTTCAACAATCTTTGTTCCAAACTTGGCTGTGAAAAGAagcaaataaaactaattaaattattcTTCAACTCATGCATAGCATGCTATagtattctaaaataaatttatatagttttatttatgtcttaaaaaaacactcaGCAACTTATTTCTTGCAATAATCAATTGAACACCAATCTATTATAGAATTCTTCCATTATATCTGATCTTAGCCATATGTGCCATAGATGGATGCTTagagtttttagtttttttttgaccttCTTGGGGAGTCTCCGATTAGTCTAAAGAAGGATGCTATTGACTGAAAGCGGAAGACCATAATTTTAAGTCCTTAGTTCATTGCATGACGTGTGATATACTAAAAGGCTTCTTATAAAAACCAGTGGCAGTGAACATGCAGTAGTATCTGATGGTAAATGCATaatttatcttagagtttAGAGAGATACTGGGCCAGTTTTGCCTCTTTAACTGGATGGTATTAGTGGCACAGTTGAAAATGTTGCTAAAGCGGTAAGGCGTACCCAAAGCCGGCACAACCATTGGCAAGAGGTTATAGAAGAGGAAGAAGTTATCCCCTGATCCATGGGTGGCAGCATCTCCATTCTGGATGTGCACCGCCATCATCTCTGTCTAGGTTTTGCCCTATCCAGCACATCCTTGTCACTGAACCCTTCTCCCACCCCCATCTCTTCTCTACTCTGCACtaattctctcttctcctcgCTTTTTTCTTCGGCACTGCTTGCTGGTGTAATTTGACTGTTCGGCTGGGCCTTAATGTGTATTGTTCATACTGGCTGAATgccattttattatttactttttttgttcttttgtttcGCTTTGTTACTGTGTATGGTATCTTCTTGCGCCTTGATGCCTTATCACATTGGATGTACAGTGGACGTAGGTTGCCTCCTTGCTAGACCCGTTTAAGAACCCTTTTGGTGACCAATCATCATACAGCTACAGGTTGATTATGCAAAATCTATTTACTCTATACCCCCTCTCCCCCAAAATATAGCTTtgtagagggagtatattagACATAGCACACTTCAACCAGAATTAGCCCACCatgcaaaagaaaaccaaTGAACTTTTACGATACTGCACTAGCATCTATGACAATGCTCTGGTCACCCTAATTGCTTCTAATATAATAATGTACTAATCAAATACTCATGTGTTGCAACATTTTgttgaaataaacaaaaaaaattgagtccACATGGTTAAGAATCATATATTTGATTCTAATTGGCTGAAAATTTATTCTTCATTTTAAACAAccacaaaaaaaactagacttatgatgttttttcatgtgacaaaaaaaaatactcccccAAATACAAGCGATTATGTACTTCTGGTctgtccaaaaatataaagggATTTGGTGATTCCGTGGCATTGCTTTTGTACCCCCTCCGTTTCTCAAAATGCTAGTACCTTCCTAGTTCAATGAACTTTTATTTTCCTCCTAACAATACTAGTTTATTGCCCATCTATGAACTTTTGCACTAGTTTATTTCCTCAACTACCACCTTTTGTACTATGACTTATCCTTTTAGTGTTTTTGTTGGCAAACAGTGGCCTAACCCCTTATATTTATGGATGGATGTAGTACTCATTAACAACAAATTGTAGGGTGTgtcctatttaaaaatagaaagcaTAAATATTCATGAGTTTGTTTACTTGAATCAAGGAAAATGAAGCAAAACAATGGAAAATTAAAGGGCTGCAGCTTACAGACTCTCGATTGATGTACTTTTCTTTTCAGACAGTGGAAACTGGTCTTGAAGGCTATATAGAGAGCGAGCATAGTGGAAAAACGACTGGAGAGTGACCCGATTAGGCCACTGGTTCCCGGTTCATTGGTTTAACCGCGATCTAAACAATTAACCGTCTGGgtaaaaaatgatatgtttgaatatattttgttctaaATCTAAGACCATGTATATATTGTTCCCCTAGTAAATAACAAGTTGATGATGACCTGATATCCAGCATAGCATCTGTTGCATGTCTAGGGGAGCTGAAGGCCCAAAGTTCAATTCCTAGCCTCCCAACATACTTTTAgaaagtattaaaaaaatccatcatGCCTGTTTTTTATCCCTCCAGTcttttctcaaaatcaatGAGTTTCTTCCGCTATGCCCACAAGTCAGCGGTagtgatggtggtggcagaCTTGTCATCACCACCAACATCACTTGTGACTTTGAAAGTACTATAGATTATTCCAAACCACCCTTAACTGTTAATTTACTTCTAGTGGCtgctaagagcatctccaatagaGTTGCTAAATGGCTCTCTAAACCAAAATTGGGCAAACTTGGCAAAGAAAGGGCTCCAATAGACTTGCCAACAAGGCCATCTGGCTGGATCCCTCCCCTCAGTGGCCAAATACCTCCGATTAAGCTGTAGTTGGGGTCATCATCTCTAAGATAATATTTGCTCACTGAAGCTTTTGAGGTTGGTGCAATTTATGAGTATACTGCTTATGATGCGAGTGGCTTTGTTTCGCAAAAACCCGGTCACAGTATACTATCACCTTGCCGGTGTGTGAAGGGAGTTTGCTGAAGGGGATTACTCTCGCCTCATTGGTTCCCAGTCAAGTACACCAGCCTTCATCAAATGTGGATTTTGtggtttgttttgccttgtcaGTGCCCAGCAATGGTGTATTCACTTCTGTCCGGTGTATTCATTCCTGTCAAGTACACCAGCCTTCATCAAATGAGGAGCAGATGGGTATTGCTTGTCTTCAAGGATTTTCAGAATTGCTCCTGTTCATTGATGCGTGGGGCAAAAAATGTTTACTCATCAGATAGTCCAATCACCAATGAGGGCTAGAAATGTGCAGGTATGTTTTGATCAAGAATATAGGCAGTCTGGTCAGAAATGAGAACCAAGATCTACccaatttaaaatatagattaagAATGAGAAGGTAGTCTAAATGCCATTGAGGGCTCATAGATTGATGAGATATGTAGGCAGTCAGATCGCCAACGGGGGCTGGACAAGTGGACATATGAATGTTCGCCTAAACAGCTGTTTAGACCATTTAAACGGCGTCTAAACGGTAGACGGAGCAAATCTGTCTCGTTTAGGGACTAAACAGTGAATTAAACGGACTGCGCATTTAAACGGGCTAAACGAAATGGTAGTCGGCCCATTTAGACGGTGCGAGAGCGGATTAAACGCCGACTCGGTGAACAAAATTTGGTGACGGCAGAACGCACGTTGCAGGGGCCAAAAAATGCGATTAGGGTTTCTTCAGCCACcgcacatttttttcttcccctcaTCCCTGCTGCTTCTCCCATCTACTGCTCCTCACCTCCTCATGGCCGGTGCGGCGGCACCTCCTCTCTGCCGCTCCTATTCCCCATGGCAGTTGCCACTCATCTTCTCCTCCTTATGACTAGTGCGGCGGCACCTCCCCTCTACTGCAGCTCCTTACGCACGGCGCCTCTGGCCTCCCCtctgctgcagcctgcagctaCTCCCCACGGTCGGCGCTGCCCatctgctgctcctcctcatGGCCGGCGCAGCGACGCCTCCCCTCTGCTGCAGCCTACAGTTCCTCACGGCCGGGGTCTCCCCTCTGCAGCAGGCTGCAGCTCCTCCCCTCTGCAGTTCTGTTCATCTTTTGCTGCTCCAAGAATCCAGGTAAAGGCCTCCACACCACCTCTAGTTCCCTGTTCTCCAGTGCTGATTTctgaatcaatcaatcaatccacTCATGAATGATTGATTGAATGAGTTCTTATTGCTTCGGATCAACCCTGTTATTCAATGATGGATGTAATTGTAGCGATTGATTGCTGGTAATACTAGAACTTTTAGTCTTGTAGATTGTgtatttttgtgcaaaaagtAGGAAAACTGTTTAAAACGTTTAATCCGTTTAAACGCTAGACATTGGGTAACCGCCTGACTAGCGTTTGCCGTTTAGGGGAATTTGATTAGAAGGTATCGCTTCTGCACATGACACGCACGGGGcaaatttatttctttcagcCTCATCCTCACAATCTTTCAGCGGTAAGTCAGTTCGCTATGTGTTACTTATTTCCACCGATCTTTTGCAGATAAAGAAATCCTAAATGGCTGCTGCAGATAGAAATTGTGTGCATGTGATAATGGAGATAATCCCGGTTTAGCATCGCTATATGATGGTGGACCCCACACCTCATGTAATTTTGACGAGCTGTATGGAGATATTAGAGATAATGACCAATCAAAGCAACCTACTGCATTAGTTGATACCCTTTCTTTGAAAGCTAATATCTCTTGAATTATACATCATATTTGAATTCTGCTTGGatcattatttttctattcaaaatatagAGCAAGATGAGTccaatatcatatatatattctgacATCACCCATTATTTGACCTTTTGGGCCCACATGGGATAGTCTCACATTTCAGAGTCTAATAAGTATCATTTGCACACaaaattaatgcatgctatttcAAATAGATCATATgatgaatttaataaaaaaaattcatcgcACAATTCCATTTCAGCAGTTCCAGTCCTGACAACTTGTTTACTATTTCATTCCAAAGATTTTGGTGAGGGTGCTGGTACTGCAGTTTCTGTACCGTCACATCAATATAAGAAATATTCTCATGTGACTGTTCTTCAAGACTTCCTGGCTTCCTGTGTTGATGAGCTgctattttatttcatctatttgTTGTTTGCTTTTATTGCATGATCTGAAACTGTATGAATGATTGTTATAATGCTCTCTATTTTCTTCCAAGAGACTAATCTGTATTCTTTTTGTAGTTTGTTTTTGCTAGCAGTTGAATCAATCTTCCCTAGTTGGTTTATATTATAGTACGTTTCAGTTGTTGCCAGCTCTGAATTtgcatatattattattgcaATTGTCCTAATATTCTTCTCAGCAGCTATCGTGTTCAATACTGGTTGGTTTGCATTAACAGCTAAATCTCTTTCCTTTGATTGATGCCCATTGTTCATGTagtatgttttcttttccctgtATCAGGATCTGCAGGGCCGGATAGTGAGGGTGAGTTATGCTCATGACCGTGGTAGCCGTGCCGGTGGCTACCGTGGTGGTGGCTATGGTGGACAGGGTGCATATGGTAATGGTGGTGATGGAGGCTATAGTGATGGCGGCCGTGGGTATGGTAGTGGTAGTGGTGGTGGATACAGTAATTTTAGCAATTATGGTGGTTATAACACCAGTGGTGGATATAACTCTGTAGGCGGGAGGGGAGGCTATGGTGTTTCTGAAGGTGGACATGGCTACGGTAGTGGGACTGGTTACGCAGGCGACAGTGGTGGATATTATACTGCCCCTGGAAATTACAGTGGTGACAACTTCAGACATGGGGGTGCAGCACCTGGTGTATATGAAGGTGGAAACTACGGTGGAAGCAGCAACAACAGCTACACAAGCAATGCCACCAGTGATGAATCCGCTGGTAAGCTGGACGATTTGTTAAGTGACCTGAATGTTGGTGATGGCCAAGGGGATGGTGAGAGCAAAGATGAGGGTGTGGGCTTGGTTGATGAGGACCTGAAAGGAGATGATCAGGAGGAATTGATTCAGGATGATCTCAAGGATGCAGATGTGGCTGATGACTATGCCAACAAGACAAGTTAAAAAGCTCGCTCGACCATAAAGTCCAGGGAGTCCAGTGACTTTTTCTTGCCTTGCCGGTGGTAGGTGCATGATCACCTCTGTAGAAATCCTAGGGTGAAGACCAACGTTCCATACGCAAATAAGTTTGGTGTTGTAGCCTTGTTTTCGCTTACTTGGCTTGCTCGTGTTTGCATGCTGGACTGTCGGTGCTCTTGTGATATACGCTCATTAAAAAACCTGAGGTATTATGGATTCAGTGCACTACAATCCCATCCTTTCTTCCTATGTAGTTGTTGCCCTCAACGGCTTTAATTGTTATATATAGAATTGTAGAGCTTGCTGCAGGTTGCACCACGTCATCAGGTCTTCTCAGCCGTCCGAGTGTTCTTCTGTAATCCAGATAATCGTCAACGAAAACACAATCACAGTTTAGCCGTTAGAACAGCACGTTTGCTCAGCTTAACTTCTTTAGCTGGCCCAGATCGCTCATGGgtcgaatttttttatttttaaacttttttaataaataattttactacTAAACCTcggaagaaaatattttcattggaTAAATCTTTTGGTCATGCCATTAATATTAGCGTGGTAAAACAACGCTACCACGCAAGGGTTTTGGTATGGCAGACTTGTTATGCCACTGCCGCGGCATGGCAAGACTGTCATGTGtgaaaaatttaactttttaccactcttacgagtgtttaaaataaatttgtcactCGTTGTGTATGACACATGGGTTCTTTTaagtctatgacatatgagtctagtgacaaatctattatGAACATTTATAagagtgataaaaagttaaatgctcGTTAACCGTGCTGCGTGGCAGTGTTGTACGTCATCAACGCTGACGTGGTTAAAAGGTGCTCGaggtttaataataattatttattaa
It encodes the following:
- the LOC102716069 gene encoding glycine-rich RNA-binding protein 2-like, with protein sequence MALLRKFGNLVRQSAGSGSSLYQAVRCMSSSKLFIGGISYGTDDQSLKEAFANYGEVIEARVIMDRTTGRSRGFGFVTYTSTDEAAAAITGMDGKDLQGRIVRVSYAHDRGSRAGGYRGGGYGGQGAYGNGGDGGYSDGGRGYGSGSGGGYSNFSNYGGYNTSGGYNSVGGRGGYGVSEGGHGYGSGTGYAGDSGGYYTAPGNYSGDNFRHGGAAPGVYEGGNYGGSSNNSYTSNATSDESAGKLDDLLSDLNVGDGQGDGESKDEGVGLVDEDLKGDDQEELIQDDLKDADVADDYANKTS